The nucleotide window GGCCGCGGCTCCTCGACGTCGCCGACGAGGTGCTGCGCGAGATCCAGCGGACCATCCCGGACTACGCGCGGCCCCTCGACGGCGCGTTCGGCAAGGCGCTGCGGGCCGGGGTCCAGGCGGCGATCCTGCAGTTCATCGACCGGATCGCCGCGTCGGGACCGCTGCCGGACGAGCGGCGCAAGGTGTTCGTCGGGCTCGGCGTGCACGAGCTCGCGCAGGGCCGCAACCTCGACGTCCTGCAGGCCGCGTACCGGGTCGGCGCGCGGGTGACGTGGCGGCGGATGGCGGAAGTGGGGACGCGCGCGGGCGTGCCGTCGGCGACGCTGTGCCTGCTGGCCGAGGCGATCTTCGCCTACATCGACGAGCTGTCCGCGTTGTCGATCGAGGGCCACGCGGCGGCCCAGGCGCGCGCGGCGGGCGCGCTGGAACGCCGCCGTCGCCGGCTGCTGGACCTGCTGCTGGCGGACCCGCCGTCGCCGTCACGAACGGTGCAGGAAGCGGCGACAGCGGCGGAGTGGCCGTTGCCGCACCGGCTCGTCGCGGTGGCGCTCGACGGGCCCGCCGACGTCACCGGGCTGAACGCACTGGAGGACCTCGAGGACGGCACCCCGCGGCTGCTCCTGCCCGCGCCGGCGGACCGTGGCGCGCTGACGACGGCACTGGCCGGCCACCGGGCGGCGGTGGGTCCGCCGGTGCCACCGCGCCAGGCGGCCCGGTCGCTGGCGACGGCGCAGGAGGCGTTGCGGCTCGCGGCCGACGTCCTGCCGGACGAGCCGCTGACCTGGTGCGAAGACCACCTCGCGACGCTGTGGCTGCGCAAGGAGCCGTTCCTCGCGACGGAGGTGTCCCGCCGCCGCCTGGCCCCGCTGACGGCGTTGACACCCAAGCAGTACAACCGCCTCGCGGGCACGTTGCTGGCGTGGCTGGAGACGTGCGGCAACGTCCGCGAGGTCGCCGAGCGCCTCGCGATCCACCCCCAGACGGTCCGCGCCCGCGCCCAGGAGCTGGAGACCCTGTTCGCGGACCACCTCCGCAACCCGGACTCCCGCTTCGAGATGATCCTCGCCCTCCGCGCCACCCTCCCCTGACGCCGTGTCGTCCCCCCAATCACGCGTGTCGACCTCCCAATCACGCGTGTCGACCCTTTCCGCACCGCTGACCTGAGCGGAAAAGGGCATCACGTGTGATCAGAGGGTCATCACTCGTGATTGGAGGGACGACACGGCGTCAGAGGGTGGAGAAGTAGGGACGGGGGAAGGGCGGGAGGTGGGGCGGGCCGAGCGGGACGGTCGTGGCGGGGAGGCCGCGGGAGCGGCGCCAGGCGGCGAACGCCGCCAGCCAGGCGTCCGCCGTCGCGCGGGTGGTGGCGCCCGGGGCGCCGAACAACGCCGTGGCCGACGTGCACAGCAGCCACCAGTCCGGCGGGCTGTCCGCGGTGGCCTCGTGCAGGCGGCGGGCGCCCTGGACTCCGCGCCGCCAGTCGGAGACGGGCGCGTGGACGATTCCGCGCAGCGGGAGGCCGTCCGCCGTGGCGGCCGCCACCAGCCGCTCCGCGACGCCGGGGTCGGCGACGTCACCCGGGACGACCAGCGTGTCCGGTGCCTCGGGAAACCGTCCGCACAGGACGACCCGGGTGGCGCCGGTGTCCACCAGCCACCGCGCGGCCGCCGGTGCCAGGCCGCCGGTGACCACGTACGCGCCGGGCCCGGTCGGCACCTCGACGGCGGACGGCACGCGGGCCAGCCGCGCCGCGTGGCGGACGTCGTGCCGCCAGCGGACTTCGTCGTCCGGCGCGTCCGAACGCAGCTCCCGCGCCAGCACGTCCACATCGGACCGCGCGTCGAAGTCGACCAGGCTCGCCCGCAGCGACGGCCGTTCGACCGCGAGCACCCGCACCAGCCCGCGCAGGCACACCAGCCCCGGCTCGCCGCCCGACTGCGTGCACACGTGGAACCGGACGCCGTCGCCGAGCCGGGCGACCACCGAGCGCACCGCGAGCAGCAGCTCCTGCGCGGCCTCCGGATCGTGGTAGGCGTACGGCGACCCGGTGAGGAAGACGACCCCGCGCACCGCCCGCCCGGCCAGGAACCCGGGCAGCTCGTCGAGGTCGTCACGCGGCAGCGAAAGCGCCTCGTCGCCCGCCGCGGCGAGCGCCAGTGCCAGCGCGACGGCCCGGCCGAGCGCCGCCGGGTGCTCGTCGGTGAGCAGCAGCCACGCCGCCGGCCCGGCCGGCGCCACCGGCGGCAGCGGCACTTCCGGCCAGGTCACCTCGTACGACGACGTCGCGAACGGAACGCCCGGCGACAGCGCCCGTCCCGCCGGCCCGGTCGTGGACATCAGGCGGCGGCCATCCCGGTGACGCGCCACTTCCCGGCGACGCGCTCGGCCGTGACGCTCAGCTGGGCGGCGCCGGTGCTCCGCTGCCCGTCACCTCGGGTGCCGGTCTGGTCGAGGAACACCAGCAGCGCCGCGCGGTCGCCGTCCAGGAGCTTGACGCCGGACGCGACGGCGGTGGACGTGACGACCAGCTTCTGCTCGACGGCCAGCTTCCGGACCTGGCCGAAGAGCTGCTCGTACTGCCCGAGCGCCGGCCCGGTCAGGACCTCCCGAGCCGCCTGCGAACTCTGGTCCGGATCGTCGTAGCGGTAGGAGAACACCGTGCCGAGCGCCGCGCCGATCTCCTTCGCGGCGTCCGCGGTCCCGGCCACGTCGGACATCGCGCTGTTGTGCGCGACGACGGCGTTCGCGCTCCGCGCTTCGAGCGTGAACCACACCGCGAGACCGGCCATCAGCACGACCACCGCACCCACCACCCACGCCCGGCGGCGCCTCGTCATGGTGCCTCCCCCACGGGAACCTGGCCGAGGCCGGTGACGCGCCAGCCGCCCGGCCCGCGCGTCAGGTCGGCCTGGAACCGGTTGCGTTTCGTCACGGCCTCGCCGCCGTCCGGTGCCACCAGCAGCTCGACCGACGCGATCAGCTTCGCCGTGCCCGCCCCGGTGTCCACTTCGGTCACCGCCGCGTCGGTCACCTTCCCGGTGGTGACGGTCTTCGCCTGGGCTATCCGGTCGAGGCTGCCCTGCCGGTCGGCCGCCAGCTCGTCGTGCAGCGCGCCGGCGGAGAGGTCCAGCCAGTGCTGGTACCCGGGCGCGGCCTGCCGGTAGTCCAAAGTGGTCAGTCCGGCGACGGCCGTCCGGCCCGCCCGCAGGGCTTCCTCCCGGACGACCGCGCGCGCGACGCCGTCGTCGTGCGCCGCCTGCCACCAGGTGAAACCCGACCAGCCGGCGGCGACGGTCGCCACGACCGCGACCACCGACGCAAGAATCCTCACGGCCGTCCTCCCGGTGCGTTCTGCGAGCCGCGCACGTTCGTCGGGTCGCCCTTCGGCAGCGCGCACCGCGCGGCCGTGTTCAGCGGGCGGACCGAGGTGTCGAGGCCGTCGCGGTACGGCGTCGGGTACCCGGTGGTGCACGGCGGTGGGTCGAAGAAGGTCAGCGACAGTCCGATGTGGACGCCGTCGGGACGCACGATCGTGCCGGCCGCGGCCACCGCCTGCGGCGCGGTGATCAGCAGCTGGCGGATGCCGTCCTGCCGCGCTTCCAGGACGTCCGCGGTGGTCAGCAGGTTGGCCAGCAGCACGCCCAGGTTCGGCCCGGCGTCGCGGAGCAGCGCGCTGACCTCGTTCGCGGCCGCGGGCACCGCCGGGATCAGGGTGCGCAGGTCGCCGTCGGACGCCTTCAGCGTCGACGCCAGCAGTTTCGCGTTGGCGCCGAACTCGCGGATCGCGGCGGCCTGCTGCACCTGCGTGTCGAGCACCGTGTGCGCGTCGGTGACGAACCGGGTCAGCGGCGCGACGTGCGCGCTCGCCGCCTGCACAAACTCGATGCCGCGGCCGACGAGCTGGTCCAGCGCCGGGCCGGCGTCGGACGTCGCGTTGTACAGCTCGTCGACGACCGTGCGCAACGCCGGCTTCGGCACCGAGTTGGCGAACGAGTCCACGGTCGACAGGACGACGTCGACCGGCAGCGGGATCTTCGTGTCCGCCTGCGTGATGACCGAGCCGTCGTGCAGCTTCGGGCCGCCGTCCACCCGCGGCCGCAGGTCGACGTACTGCTCGCCGACGGCCGAGCGGTCGGCGACGACGGCTTCGGTGTCGGCCGGGACGGGTGCGGTGCCGGAGTCGATCTCGAGGTCGGCTTCCATCCCGGCCGCGGTGAGCCGCAGCTCGCCGACGCGGCCGATCGGCACCCCGCGGTAGGTCACCTCGGCGTTGGTGAAGATGCCGCCGCCGGTCGGGAACTGCGCCGTCACGGTGTAGCCGCGGTCGAAGAACACCTTGTCGAGGCCCGCGTAGGTGGCTCCGACGTACGCCACGCCGACGACGGCGATGACGACGAAGGCCGTCACCTGCACGCGCACGAACCTGGTCAGCATCAGCGGCCCGCCTTCAGGAAACCGTTGAGGTAGTCGCCGCGGATGGTGTCCAGCGCGGCATCGGGGAACGGGAAGGTGAAGACCATCTCCATCGCCTTCGGCAGTTTGTCGCCCGAGTCGGCCAGCCGGCGCAGCAGCGGTTCGAGGGCACGCAGGTCGGCGACCAGGTCGTCCTTGCTGCGGTTCACCGTGTCGACGGCGACCGAGGTCAGCCCGTCCAGGGACTTCAGCATCCCGACCAGCGCTTCCCGCTGCTGGTTGAGGACGCCGATGCCGGGCGTGAGGCCGTTGAGCGTGGTCGTGATCCGGTCGGTGTGCGCGTTCAGGGTCGCCGCGAGCCTGTTGACGCTCTCGATCGCCCGGGTGATCTCGTTCCGGTGCTCGTCGAGGCCCCGTACGAAGGTGTCCAGCTGGGACAGCAGCGAACGCGCCGCGGTTTCGCGGCCGCCGAGCGCCTCGTTCAGCTCGTGGCTGATGTTCTGCACCTGCGCCACGCCGCCGCCGTTGAGCAGCAGGGACAACGCCCCGAAGACCTCCTCGATCTCCGGCGTCAGCGTGGAACGGTCGAGCGGGATGGTGGCGCCGTCGCGCAGCCGGCCGGACGGCGTGGCGTCGGCCGGCGGAGCCAGCTCGACGAACTTCTCGCCCAGGATGCTCGCCTGCCGCAGCCGGGCGACGGCGTTCGCGGGCAGGTCGACGTCGCCGTTGAGCAGCAGTTCGACGACCGCGCTGCGGGAGTCCGGCGCCAGCTCGACCTTGACGACCTGCCCGACCGGCACGTCGTTGACCTTGACCCCGGACTGCGGCACCAGGTCCAGCACGTTCGTGAAGCCCGCGGTGACGTGGATCGGGTGGTCGCCGAGCGCGGCGCCGCCGGGCAGCGGGATGTCGTAGACGCTCACGCCGCTGCCGCAGCCGGTGGTGACGAGCGCGAGCGCGACCACCGCGGTGAGCTTGACCAGCGATTTCATTTCGGCTCCGCGAACTCGAGGAGGTTGCCGCGGCCGTCGATCGTCCCGTTCGCCTGGTCGTAGGCGCCCAGGAGGTTCGTCAGGGCGTTCGGGGCCGCCTGGAGCGCCTCGGCGAGGGAGTCCTTCTGGTGCACGAGCACCTTCGTGACGTCGGCCAGTTTGTCCACATCGGACTGCACCTTGCCGCGGTTGTCCTTGATGAACCCCTGCACGACGCTCAGCGCCTGGGTCAGCTCGGTCAGCGCGCCGGAGAACTGGTCGCGCTGGTCGGCCAGCACCTTGCTCAGCGACGCGATCTGCGTGATGGCCTGCTTGACCTGGCCGTCGTTGGCGGCGAGCATCGCGGTGAACGTGCTGATGTTGTCGACCGAGCCGAACAGGTCGTCCTTGGAGTCGCTCGCGGCGCGGGCGAACTCGCCGAGGTTCTTGATCGCCTGGCCGATGGTCTGCCCGGTGCCGTTCAGGTAGTCCGCCGACCGGGTCAGCACCTCGCTGACCGCGCCGTCCCGGTTGGCCCCCTGCGGCCCGAGCGCGGACATCAGCTGGTTGAGGCTGTGCAGCAGGTCGTCGACCTCGACCGGCGTCGCGGTGCGCTCGCGCGGGATCGACGCGCCGTCGGGCAGCTGCGGCCCGCCGCGGTAGACGGGCGTGAGCTGCACGTACCGGTCGGCGACCAGGCTTGGCGTGATGACGACGGCGCCGGCGTCCGCGGGCAGCGCCACGCCGGGCCGCAGCGTCATGGTCACCTTGACGTCGGTGCCGTTCGGTTCCACTTTGGACACGGACCCGATGGCGACGCCGAGGACGCGGACGTCCGAGTTCGGGTAGATGCCGACGGCGGCGGTGAAGTACGCGGTCAGCGTCCGCTCGGCCGGCGCGG belongs to Amycolatopsis tolypomycina and includes:
- a CDS encoding MlaD family protein; protein product: MLTRFVRVQVTAFVVIAVVGVAYVGATYAGLDKVFFDRGYTVTAQFPTGGGIFTNAEVTYRGVPIGRVGELRLTAAGMEADLEIDSGTAPVPADTEAVVADRSAVGEQYVDLRPRVDGGPKLHDGSVITQADTKIPLPVDVVLSTVDSFANSVPKPALRTVVDELYNATSDAGPALDQLVGRGIEFVQAASAHVAPLTRFVTDAHTVLDTQVQQAAAIREFGANAKLLASTLKASDGDLRTLIPAVPAAANEVSALLRDAGPNLGVLLANLLTTADVLEARQDGIRQLLITAPQAVAAAGTIVRPDGVHIGLSLTFFDPPPCTTGYPTPYRDGLDTSVRPLNTAARCALPKGDPTNVRGSQNAPGGRP
- a CDS encoding MCE family protein; protein product: MAHHRSKWALSRKSAHSPLADLGARGKRRTRLRALALGVVLALVVSAAWPVVTAPAERTLTAYFTAAVGIYPNSDVRVLGVAIGSVSKVEPNGTDVKVTMTLRPGVALPADAGAVVITPSLVADRYVQLTPVYRGGPQLPDGASIPRERTATPVEVDDLLHSLNQLMSALGPQGANRDGAVSEVLTRSADYLNGTGQTIGQAIKNLGEFARAASDSKDDLFGSVDNISTFTAMLAANDGQVKQAITQIASLSKVLADQRDQFSGALTELTQALSVVQGFIKDNRGKVQSDVDKLADVTKVLVHQKDSLAEALQAAPNALTNLLGAYDQANGTIDGRGNLLEFAEPK
- a CDS encoding PucR family transcriptional regulator produces the protein MTGSPVETAFGPMLSGDGRPGQLWAMLPRELAAVFRPRLLDVADEVLREIQRTIPDYARPLDGAFGKALRAGVQAAILQFIDRIAASGPLPDERRKVFVGLGVHELAQGRNLDVLQAAYRVGARVTWRRMAEVGTRAGVPSATLCLLAEAIFAYIDELSALSIEGHAAAQARAAGALERRRRRLLDLLLADPPSPSRTVQEAATAAEWPLPHRLVAVALDGPADVTGLNALEDLEDGTPRLLLPAPADRGALTTALAGHRAAVGPPVPPRQAARSLATAQEALRLAADVLPDEPLTWCEDHLATLWLRKEPFLATEVSRRRLAPLTALTPKQYNRLAGTLLAWLETCGNVREVAERLAIHPQTVRARAQELETLFADHLRNPDSRFEMILALRATLP
- a CDS encoding MCE family protein; protein product: MKSLVKLTAVVALALVTTGCGSGVSVYDIPLPGGAALGDHPIHVTAGFTNVLDLVPQSGVKVNDVPVGQVVKVELAPDSRSAVVELLLNGDVDLPANAVARLRQASILGEKFVELAPPADATPSGRLRDGATIPLDRSTLTPEIEEVFGALSLLLNGGGVAQVQNISHELNEALGGRETAARSLLSQLDTFVRGLDEHRNEITRAIESVNRLAATLNAHTDRITTTLNGLTPGIGVLNQQREALVGMLKSLDGLTSVAVDTVNRSKDDLVADLRALEPLLRRLADSGDKLPKAMEMVFTFPFPDAALDTIRGDYLNGFLKAGR
- a CDS encoding KR domain-containing protein; its protein translation is MSTTGPAGRALSPGVPFATSSYEVTWPEVPLPPVAPAGPAAWLLLTDEHPAALGRAVALALALAAAGDEALSLPRDDLDELPGFLAGRAVRGVVFLTGSPYAYHDPEAAQELLLAVRSVVARLGDGVRFHVCTQSGGEPGLVCLRGLVRVLAVERPSLRASLVDFDARSDVDVLARELRSDAPDDEVRWRHDVRHAARLARVPSAVEVPTGPGAYVVTGGLAPAAARWLVDTGATRVVLCGRFPEAPDTLVVPGDVADPGVAERLVAAATADGLPLRGIVHAPVSDWRRGVQGARRLHEATADSPPDWWLLCTSATALFGAPGATTRATADAWLAAFAAWRRSRGLPATTVPLGPPHLPPFPRPYFSTL